In one window of Streptomyces sp. FXJ1.172 DNA:
- a CDS encoding enoyl-CoA hydratase/isomerase family protein produces the protein MTVNLEVAEGVGTLRLDRPPMNALDVATQDRLKELAEEVTRRDDVRAVVIYGGERVFAAGADIKEMQDMDHTAMILRARALQDSFTAVARIPKPVVAAVTGYALGGGCELALCADFRIAADNAKLGQPEILLGLIPGAGGTQRLPRLIGPSKAKDLIFTGRQVKAAEALEIGLVDRVVPAAEVYEQAHAWAAKLAQGPAIALRAAKESVDTGLEADIDTGLTVERNWFAGLFATEDRERGMRSFVEEGPGKAKFR, from the coding sequence ATGACCGTCAATCTCGAAGTCGCCGAAGGCGTCGGTACCCTCCGTCTCGACCGGCCGCCGATGAACGCGCTGGACGTCGCCACCCAGGACCGGCTGAAGGAACTCGCCGAGGAGGTCACGCGCCGCGACGACGTACGCGCCGTGGTGATCTACGGCGGCGAGCGGGTGTTCGCGGCCGGCGCGGACATCAAGGAGATGCAGGACATGGATCACACCGCGATGATCCTGCGCGCCCGCGCCCTGCAGGACTCCTTCACGGCCGTCGCCCGCATCCCCAAGCCCGTCGTCGCGGCCGTCACCGGCTACGCCCTCGGCGGCGGCTGCGAACTGGCCCTGTGCGCCGACTTCCGCATCGCCGCCGACAACGCCAAGCTCGGCCAGCCCGAGATCCTGCTCGGCCTGATCCCGGGCGCGGGCGGCACCCAGCGGCTGCCCCGGCTGATCGGCCCCTCCAAGGCCAAGGACCTCATCTTCACGGGCCGTCAGGTCAAGGCCGCCGAGGCGCTGGAGATCGGCCTGGTGGACCGGGTCGTCCCGGCCGCCGAGGTGTACGAGCAGGCGCACGCCTGGGCCGCGAAGCTCGCCCAGGGCCCGGCGATCGCCCTGCGTGCCGCGAAGGAGTCGGTCGACACCGGACTGGAGGCCGACATCGACACCGGCCTCACCGTCGAACGGAACTGGTTCGCGGGCCTGTTCGCCACCGAGGACCGCGAGAGGGGCATGCGCAGCTTCGTGGAGGAGGGGCCGGGCAAGGCCAAGTTCCGCTGA
- a CDS encoding ATP-binding protein has product MPSAYAGRRVGHGGAWGAYSSGTAPKTPPDGHHGGMAGLEGIEQPRGHSRAAAARWSPGVEDEQALKALELFGNPAEVEVPLPSRPESAATARRLTQVVVLRTWRLTPKLAEDTVLLVSELVGNAVRHTGARVFGLRMRCRPGRIRVEVRDPSRGLPCLMPVQELDVSGRGLFLVDKLSDRWGVDLLPRGKTTWFEMRVADR; this is encoded by the coding sequence GTGCCGTCGGCATATGCCGGGCGCAGAGTGGGGCACGGGGGCGCGTGGGGGGCGTATTCCTCCGGAACGGCCCCCAAGACGCCTCCGGACGGCCATCATGGGGGCATGGCGGGGCTGGAGGGCATTGAACAGCCACGGGGACACAGTCGTGCGGCCGCGGCACGCTGGTCGCCCGGGGTCGAGGACGAACAGGCGCTCAAGGCGCTCGAACTGTTCGGCAACCCGGCGGAGGTGGAGGTACCCCTGCCGTCCCGCCCGGAGTCCGCGGCCACCGCCCGCCGGCTCACCCAGGTCGTCGTACTGCGCACCTGGCGGCTGACCCCCAAGCTGGCCGAGGACACGGTCTTACTCGTGTCCGAACTCGTCGGCAACGCCGTACGGCACACCGGCGCCCGGGTCTTCGGTCTCAGGATGCGCTGCCGCCCCGGCCGGATCCGGGTCGAGGTCCGCGACCCCTCGCGCGGGCTGCCGTGTCTGATGCCGGTTCAGGAGCTGGACGTCAGCGGCCGCGGACTGTTCCTCGTGGACAAGCTCTCCGACCGCTGGGGCGTCGACCTGCTGCCGCGGGGCAAGACGACATGGTTCGAGATGCGGGTGGCCGACCGGTGA